One Deltaproteobacteria bacterium DNA window includes the following coding sequences:
- a CDS encoding acyl-CoA/acyl-ACP dehydrogenase translates to MPNIDDFIRPKEWVSDFVSDLGRVLRRWGDERYLPIRQQIDEDWREHKLVEPIMKEVLVDLGINAAFFPAEAGGTDMPEPMALTSVICEELARIDSGLCTACICSIWGLMPILLKPHRNMELCLEFGPKFCGEELYVGCHAMTEPSSGADIENIGRMKGKTIQTTAQLDGDEWVINGHKIWPTNSGKVGDLYIVVCSTKKGSSDPNDFALILVPADSPGVSVGNPYQKCGMNADMNTDVWFDHVRVPKRYRLHGPGDDLKYWRRAITMGNIGSTAMCVGIMKNVYEIIKKWTSERVIAGKPLKEHSLVADMLSEIAISLESTSAWMWAYTRELDHPEIYGWDPWDERFLLKTRGLALYANNVVERACSRAMDFMGSYGYAREFDIEKHWRDQKVIGLWMGGKGLKTLENARYWYEIESL, encoded by the coding sequence ATGCCGAATATCGATGATTTTATCAGGCCGAAGGAATGGGTTTCTGATTTCGTATCGGATCTCGGCCGGGTGCTCAGGCGGTGGGGGGATGAAAGATATCTGCCCATTAGGCAGCAGATCGATGAGGACTGGCGGGAGCATAAACTGGTTGAGCCAATCATGAAGGAGGTTTTGGTTGATCTGGGCATTAATGCCGCTTTCTTTCCGGCCGAGGCCGGGGGGACGGACATGCCGGAACCTATGGCCCTGACCAGTGTTATTTGTGAGGAGCTGGCCAGGATCGACTCGGGATTGTGTACAGCCTGTATCTGTTCGATCTGGGGTTTAATGCCTATCCTGCTCAAACCCCACCGGAACATGGAGTTGTGTCTGGAATTCGGACCAAAATTTTGCGGCGAGGAACTATACGTCGGCTGCCATGCCATGACGGAACCCTCGAGCGGGGCCGATATAGAAAATATCGGCCGGATGAAAGGCAAAACCATCCAGACCACGGCCCAGCTCGATGGCGATGAATGGGTCATCAACGGACATAAGATATGGCCCACCAACTCAGGCAAGGTGGGGGATCTTTACATTGTGGTCTGTTCCACGAAAAAAGGATCTTCGGATCCAAATGATTTCGCCCTGATCCTGGTCCCGGCCGATTCCCCGGGGGTCTCGGTCGGTAATCCCTACCAGAAGTGCGGTATGAATGCCGATATGAACACCGATGTCTGGTTCGATCATGTCCGGGTGCCCAAAAGATACCGGCTCCATGGTCCCGGAGACGATCTCAAGTACTGGAGGCGGGCCATCACCATGGGCAATATCGGTTCTACGGCCATGTGTGTCGGCATCATGAAAAACGTTTATGAAATCATCAAAAAATGGACCTCGGAAAGGGTGATCGCCGGCAAACCCCTCAAGGAGCATAGCCTGGTGGCCGATATGCTTTCAGAAATAGCCATAAGCCTCGAATCCACTTCGGCCTGGATGTGGGCCTACACCAGGGAACTGGACCATCCGGAGATCTACGGCTGGGACCCCTGGGATGAACGGTTTCTGCTCAAAACCAGGGGATTGGCCTTGTATGCCAACAATGTCGTAGAACGGGCCTGCAGCCGGGCCATGGATTTCATGGGTTCCTACGGCTATGCCCGGGAGTTTGATATCGAAAAGCACTGGCGCGATCAAAAGGTCATCGGACTCTGGATGGGCGGGAAAGGGTTAAAGACCCTGGAAAACGCCCGCTATTGGTATGAGATAGAGAGCCTGTAA